A genomic window from Quercus lobata isolate SW786 chromosome 10, ValleyOak3.0 Primary Assembly, whole genome shotgun sequence includes:
- the LOC115963358 gene encoding zinc finger protein BRUTUS-like At1g74770 isoform X1, translated as MAGDGDDDDAAIFPLAESLAGVSLSHAPILFFVCFHKALRAELSQLRRLAVAESESESESSHRCDVVVELRRRFEFLKLVCKYHSAAEDEIIFLALDVHVKNVACTYSLEHESVDGLFDSIFHCLDLLLEENNNISNQFQELVCCICTIQTSTCQHMLKEEEQVFPLLMQQFSSKEQGSLVWQFICSVPLMLIEEFLPWMISFLSPEEQEEVTLCIKDIVPREKSLQEVVISWLGNNNQPSSKAYTRIGEGAQCPDAFKMLLGENWNWIKACSQTDVGHNPIDCLNLWHGAIGKDLKEILEELYQIRSSSSFSNLDSIVIRLTFLVDVLSFYSNAQKKFFYPMLNQLANGCLSPSDEQFPNGSYIEGLQLLLHHNVQNGIPLCKFLDKLCRDLESFMLGVSKQFAFQETKVIPIIRKNCSHEMQQRLLYMSLIMMPLGLLKCMITWISAHLSEDESRSTLHKIKQGYCFVNKSYESVLCEWFQIGYSGKTSAEKLQEDFQNIFKSRCSFLAEKIKEASGSSSLHSNKQLPEGSSSRPTELNSANKDRNFSISSSSSHTTEQYEISYSSGINIHIFFPGGIAMVHPFPKFPGDKSCSSSFIDEPKPTDFIFFFHKALKKDLDYLVFGSAQLTENVGLLMDFRRRFHLIRSLFQIHSDAEDKVAFPALEAMGKVQNISHSYTIDHKLEIEHFSRISLILDKMYELHFSISGVDSKIQDQEMVKHHKLCRKLYDTCRSVHKLIANHIHREEVELWSLFRESLSFEEQEKIIGRMLGRIRAEILQDVIPWLMESLTAEEQHAMMYLWRKATKNTMFDEWLGEWWEGCDKTKMSEESNISPLSTADRIEIISAYLSKEVLDEEKGRTVPEKISDFPQKDHADANVEPLRNFNEDDKEKVLNRDKNKCSEFTGLFRDKDKKKCNEVEGVIDQIDKSGQLFQVPKNSAHCERLLTMSQEDLDAAIRKVYRDSSLDSQKKSYIIQFLQMSRWILKQQISHTVSSDGKDIPGQNPSYVDPLKLTFGCNHYMRNCKLFASCCNKLYTCRRCHDEVADHSMDRKSITKMMCMKCLQIQPIGLTCSTVSCNNFSMARYYCKICKIFEDQREIYHCPYCNLCRIGKGLGIDYFHCMNCNACMSRSLSVHICREKCFMDNCPICHEYIFTSSSPIKALPCGHLMHSTCFKDYTYSHYTCPICSKSLGDMQVYFNMLDAFLAEEQIPDEYAGKTQVILCNDCEKRGEATFHWLYHKCSYCGSYNTRLL; from the exons ATTATCTTTCTTGCACTAGACGTTCATGTTAAAAATGTGGCATGTACATATTCTCTTGAGCATGAAAGCGTTGATGGCCTCTttgattctatttttcattGCTTGGATTTACTACTGGAGGAAAATAATAACATTTCCAACCAATTTCAAGAGCTTGTATGTTGCATCTGCACCATTCAGACCTCAACTTGCCAGCACATGCTGAAAGAAGAAGAGCAG GTTTTTCCACTGCTGATGCAGCAATTCTCTTCCAAAGAGCAGGGTTCACTTGTGTGGCAGTTCATATGTAGTGTTCCACTGATGCTGATAGAGGAATTTTTGCCATGGATGATCTCCTTTCTTTCTCCAGAGGAACAAGAAGAAGTTACTCTTTGTATAAAAGATATTGTACCCAGGGAAAAATCATTGCAAGAG GTGGTGATTTCTTGGCTTGGTAACAATAATCAACCCTCATCTAAGGCTTACACTAGGATTGGAGAAGGTGCTCAATGTCCTGATGCGTTTAAAATGTTGCTTGGTGAAAACTGGAATTGGATAAAAGCTTGTAGCCAAACAGATGTTGGACACAATCCAATTGATTGCCTTAATCTTTGGCATGGCGCCATCGGGAAAGATTTGAAAGAAATTCTGGAAGAGCTATATCAAATAAGAAGCTCAAGCAGCTTTTCAAATCTGGATTCAATAGTCATCCGACTAACTTTCCTTGTTGATGTCCTTAGCTTCTACAG CAATGCCCAGAAGAAATTCTTTTACCCCATGTTAAATCAACTTGCCAATGGCTGCCTGTCTCCCTCTGATGAACAATTCCCCAATGGAAGTTATATTGAAGGTCTACAGCTGCTTCTACATCACAATGTTCAAAATGGTATTCCTTTGTGCAAGTTTCTGGATAAGCTATGCAGGGACCTCGAATCTTTCATGCTAGGAGTTAGCAAACAGTTTGCCTTTCAAGAAACCAAG GTAATTCCCATTATTAGAAAGAACTGCAGCCACGAAATGCAACAGCGACTTCTGTACATGAGCCTTATTATGATGCCACTTGGGTTGCTAAAGTGCATGATTACTTGGATTTCAGCTCACTTATCTGAGGATGAATCCAGGTCCACTCTTCACAAAATAAAGCAGGGATATTGTTTTGTAAATAAATCTTATGAATCCGTCTTATGTGAGTGGTTTCAAATAGGTTATTCAGGAAAGACCTCTGCGGAAAAACTCCAagaagattttcaaaatattttcaagagcAGATGCTCTTTTCTAGCTGAGAAAATTAAGGAAGCTTCTGGATCTTCTTCCTTGCACTCAAACAAGCAACTTCCTGAAGGATCTAGCTCGAGGCCAACTGAACTAAACTCAGCCAACAAAGACAGGAACTTCTCCATTTCATCTTCTAGCTCCCATACAACTGAGCAGTATGAGATATCATACTCAAGTGGAATTAATATCCACATATTCTTCCCTGGTGGAATAGCGATGGTGCATCCTTTTCCTAAGTTTCCTGGTGATAAGAGTTGTTCTAGTTCCTTTATTGATGAACCAAAACCAACGgatttcatctttttcttccaCAAGGCTCTCAAGAAAGATTTGGACTACCTTGTCTTTGGTTCAGCTCAGTTGACTGAAAATGTAGGCCTCCTCATGGATTTCCGCCGGCGATTCCATCTCATACGTTCTCTGTTTCAGATCCATAGTGATGCGGAGGATAAAGTTGCTTTTCCAGCTTTGGAGGCAATGGGGAAAGTCCAAAACATCAGCCACTCTTATACCATTGACCACAAACTGGAAATCGAACACTTCAGTAGAATATCACTCATTTTAGATAAGATGTatgaattacatttttcaatttctGGTGTTGATTCAAAAATACAGGACCAGGAAATGGTGAAGCATCATAAACTGTGTAGAAAGCTGTATGACACGTGCAGATCAGTGCATAAATTAATCGCCAACCATATTCATCGTGAAGAAGTTGAACTTTGGTCCTTATTTAGAGAGAGCCTCTCGTTTGAGGAGCAAGAAAAGATCATAGGACGCATGCTAGGAAGAATAAGGGCAGAAATATTGCAAGATGTGATACCCTGGCTGATGGAATCTTTAACAGCCGAAGAACAACATGCCATGATGTACCTGTGGCGCAAGGCTACAAAAAATACAATGTTTGATGAATGGCTAGGAGAATGGTGGGAAGGATGTGATAAAACAAAGATGTCAGAGGAATCAAATATCTCCCCCTTGTCGACTGCAGATCGAATAGAGATTATTTCAGCATATCTATCTAAAGAAGTCCTTgatgaagaaaaaggaagaactgTTCCAGAAAAAATAAGTGATTTTCCACAAAAAGATCATGCTGATGCAAATGTTGAGCCATTAAGAAACTTCAATGAAGATGATAAAGAAAAGGTCCTCaatagagataaaaataaatgttcCGAATTTACGGGACTTTTCAGGGACAAAGACAAGAAGAAATGCAATGAAGTAGAAGGTGTCATAGATCAAATTGATAAATCAGGTCAACTTTTTCAAGTACCAAAGAATTCTGCACACTGTGAACGCCTACTAACAATGAGTCAAGAAGATCTGGACGCTGCAATAAGAAAAGTATATCGTGATTCTTCCTTAGATTCCcagaaaaaatcatatataatccAGTTTCTGCAAATGAG CCGTTGGATTCTTAAACAACAGATATCTCACACAGTCTCAAGTGATGGAAAAGATATTCCTGGTCAGAATCCATCTTATGTGGACCCTCTCAAACTAACCTTTGGTTGCAATCACTACATGAGAAACTGTAAGCTTTTCGCTTCTTGTTGCAACAAGCTATATACATGCAGACGTTGCCATGATGAGGTGGCTGACCATTCTATGGATAG GAAATCTATTACAAAAATGATGTGCATGAAATGCTTGCAAATTCAGCCAATTGGGCTTACATGCTCCACTGTTTCCTGCAATAATTTTTCCATGGCAAGATATTATTGCAAGATCTGCAAGATATTTGAAGATCAAAG AGAAATCTATCATTGCCCTTACTGTAACCTGTGCCGAATTGGGAAGGGATTGGGCATCGACTACTTTCACTGCATGAATTGCAATGCTTGCATGTCACGTTCTCTTTCAGTGCATATATGCAGGGAGAAATGTTTTATGGATAACTGCCCAATATGCCATGAATACATCTTTACATCCAGTTCTCCAATAAAGGCCCTTCCATGTGGCCATTTAATGCACTCAACATGTTTTAAG GACTACACTTATAGTCACTATACATGCCCAATCTGCAGCAAGTCACTAGGTGACATGCAG GTATATTTCAATATGTTGGATGCATTTTTGGCTGAAGAGCAAATTCCAGATGAGTATGCAGGAAAAACTCAG GTCATACTATGCAATGATTGTGAGAAGAGAGGAGAAGCAACCTTCCATTGGCTTTACCATAAATGCTCTTACTGTGGTTCATACAACACCAGGCTTCTATGA
- the LOC115963358 gene encoding zinc finger protein BRUTUS-like At1g74770 isoform X2, translating to MAGDGDDDDAAIFPLAESLAGVSLSHAPILFFVCFHKALRAELSQLRRLAVAESESESESSHRCDVVVELRRRFEFLKLVCKYHSAAEDEIIFLALDVHVKNVACTYSLEHESVDGLFDSIFHCLDLLLEENNNISNQFQELVCCICTIQTSTCQHMLKEEEQVFPLLMQQFSSKEQGSLVWQFICSVPLMLIEEFLPWMISFLSPEEQEEVTLCIKDIVPREKSLQEVVISWLGNNNQPSSKAYTRIGEGAQCPDAFKMLLGENWNWIKACSQTDVGHNPIDCLNLWHGAIGKDLKEILEELYQIRSSSSFSNLDSIVIRLTFLVDVLSFYSNAQKKFFYPMLNQLANGCLSPSDEQFPNGSYIEGLQLLLHHNVQNGIPLCKFLDKLCRDLESFMLGVSKQFAFQETKVIPIIRKNCSHEMQQRLLYMSLIMMPLGLLKCMITWISAHLSEDESRSTLHKIKQGYCFVNKSYESVLCEWFQIGYSGKTSAEKLQEDFQNIFKSRCSFLAEKIKEASGSSSLHSNKQLPEGSSSRPTELNSANKDRNFSISSSSSHTTEQYEISYSSGINIHIFFPGGIAMVHPFPKFPGDKSCSSSFIDEPKPTDFIFFFHKALKKDLDYLVFGSAQLTENVGLLMDFRRRFHLIRSLFQIHSDAEDKVAFPALEAMGKVQNISHSYTIDHKLEIEHFSRISLILDKMYELHFSISGVDSKIQDQEMVKHHKLCRKLYDTCRSVHKLIANHIHREEVELWSLFRESLSFEEQEKIIGRMLGRIRAEILQDVIPWLMESLTAEEQHAMMYLWRKATKNTMFDEWLGEWWEGCDKTKMSEESNISPLSTADRIEIISAYLSKEVLDEEKGRTVPEKISDFPQKDHADANVEPLRNFNEDDKEKVLNRDKNKCSEFTGLFRDKDKKKCNEVEGVIDQIDKSGQLFQVPKNSAHCERLLTMSQEDLDAAIRKVYRDSSLDSQKKSYIIQFLQMSRWILKQQISHTVSSDGKDIPGQNPSYVDPLKLTFGCNHYMRNCKLFASCCNKLYTCRRCHDEVADHSMDRKSITKMMCMKCLQIQPIGLTCSTVSCNNFSMARYYCKICKIFEDQREIYHCPYCNLCRIGKGLGIDYFHCMNCNACMSRSLSVHICREKCFMDNCPICHEYIFTSSSPIKALPCGHLMHSTCFKVYFNMLDAFLAEEQIPDEYAGKTQVILCNDCEKRGEATFHWLYHKCSYCGSYNTRLL from the exons ATTATCTTTCTTGCACTAGACGTTCATGTTAAAAATGTGGCATGTACATATTCTCTTGAGCATGAAAGCGTTGATGGCCTCTttgattctatttttcattGCTTGGATTTACTACTGGAGGAAAATAATAACATTTCCAACCAATTTCAAGAGCTTGTATGTTGCATCTGCACCATTCAGACCTCAACTTGCCAGCACATGCTGAAAGAAGAAGAGCAG GTTTTTCCACTGCTGATGCAGCAATTCTCTTCCAAAGAGCAGGGTTCACTTGTGTGGCAGTTCATATGTAGTGTTCCACTGATGCTGATAGAGGAATTTTTGCCATGGATGATCTCCTTTCTTTCTCCAGAGGAACAAGAAGAAGTTACTCTTTGTATAAAAGATATTGTACCCAGGGAAAAATCATTGCAAGAG GTGGTGATTTCTTGGCTTGGTAACAATAATCAACCCTCATCTAAGGCTTACACTAGGATTGGAGAAGGTGCTCAATGTCCTGATGCGTTTAAAATGTTGCTTGGTGAAAACTGGAATTGGATAAAAGCTTGTAGCCAAACAGATGTTGGACACAATCCAATTGATTGCCTTAATCTTTGGCATGGCGCCATCGGGAAAGATTTGAAAGAAATTCTGGAAGAGCTATATCAAATAAGAAGCTCAAGCAGCTTTTCAAATCTGGATTCAATAGTCATCCGACTAACTTTCCTTGTTGATGTCCTTAGCTTCTACAG CAATGCCCAGAAGAAATTCTTTTACCCCATGTTAAATCAACTTGCCAATGGCTGCCTGTCTCCCTCTGATGAACAATTCCCCAATGGAAGTTATATTGAAGGTCTACAGCTGCTTCTACATCACAATGTTCAAAATGGTATTCCTTTGTGCAAGTTTCTGGATAAGCTATGCAGGGACCTCGAATCTTTCATGCTAGGAGTTAGCAAACAGTTTGCCTTTCAAGAAACCAAG GTAATTCCCATTATTAGAAAGAACTGCAGCCACGAAATGCAACAGCGACTTCTGTACATGAGCCTTATTATGATGCCACTTGGGTTGCTAAAGTGCATGATTACTTGGATTTCAGCTCACTTATCTGAGGATGAATCCAGGTCCACTCTTCACAAAATAAAGCAGGGATATTGTTTTGTAAATAAATCTTATGAATCCGTCTTATGTGAGTGGTTTCAAATAGGTTATTCAGGAAAGACCTCTGCGGAAAAACTCCAagaagattttcaaaatattttcaagagcAGATGCTCTTTTCTAGCTGAGAAAATTAAGGAAGCTTCTGGATCTTCTTCCTTGCACTCAAACAAGCAACTTCCTGAAGGATCTAGCTCGAGGCCAACTGAACTAAACTCAGCCAACAAAGACAGGAACTTCTCCATTTCATCTTCTAGCTCCCATACAACTGAGCAGTATGAGATATCATACTCAAGTGGAATTAATATCCACATATTCTTCCCTGGTGGAATAGCGATGGTGCATCCTTTTCCTAAGTTTCCTGGTGATAAGAGTTGTTCTAGTTCCTTTATTGATGAACCAAAACCAACGgatttcatctttttcttccaCAAGGCTCTCAAGAAAGATTTGGACTACCTTGTCTTTGGTTCAGCTCAGTTGACTGAAAATGTAGGCCTCCTCATGGATTTCCGCCGGCGATTCCATCTCATACGTTCTCTGTTTCAGATCCATAGTGATGCGGAGGATAAAGTTGCTTTTCCAGCTTTGGAGGCAATGGGGAAAGTCCAAAACATCAGCCACTCTTATACCATTGACCACAAACTGGAAATCGAACACTTCAGTAGAATATCACTCATTTTAGATAAGATGTatgaattacatttttcaatttctGGTGTTGATTCAAAAATACAGGACCAGGAAATGGTGAAGCATCATAAACTGTGTAGAAAGCTGTATGACACGTGCAGATCAGTGCATAAATTAATCGCCAACCATATTCATCGTGAAGAAGTTGAACTTTGGTCCTTATTTAGAGAGAGCCTCTCGTTTGAGGAGCAAGAAAAGATCATAGGACGCATGCTAGGAAGAATAAGGGCAGAAATATTGCAAGATGTGATACCCTGGCTGATGGAATCTTTAACAGCCGAAGAACAACATGCCATGATGTACCTGTGGCGCAAGGCTACAAAAAATACAATGTTTGATGAATGGCTAGGAGAATGGTGGGAAGGATGTGATAAAACAAAGATGTCAGAGGAATCAAATATCTCCCCCTTGTCGACTGCAGATCGAATAGAGATTATTTCAGCATATCTATCTAAAGAAGTCCTTgatgaagaaaaaggaagaactgTTCCAGAAAAAATAAGTGATTTTCCACAAAAAGATCATGCTGATGCAAATGTTGAGCCATTAAGAAACTTCAATGAAGATGATAAAGAAAAGGTCCTCaatagagataaaaataaatgttcCGAATTTACGGGACTTTTCAGGGACAAAGACAAGAAGAAATGCAATGAAGTAGAAGGTGTCATAGATCAAATTGATAAATCAGGTCAACTTTTTCAAGTACCAAAGAATTCTGCACACTGTGAACGCCTACTAACAATGAGTCAAGAAGATCTGGACGCTGCAATAAGAAAAGTATATCGTGATTCTTCCTTAGATTCCcagaaaaaatcatatataatccAGTTTCTGCAAATGAG CCGTTGGATTCTTAAACAACAGATATCTCACACAGTCTCAAGTGATGGAAAAGATATTCCTGGTCAGAATCCATCTTATGTGGACCCTCTCAAACTAACCTTTGGTTGCAATCACTACATGAGAAACTGTAAGCTTTTCGCTTCTTGTTGCAACAAGCTATATACATGCAGACGTTGCCATGATGAGGTGGCTGACCATTCTATGGATAG GAAATCTATTACAAAAATGATGTGCATGAAATGCTTGCAAATTCAGCCAATTGGGCTTACATGCTCCACTGTTTCCTGCAATAATTTTTCCATGGCAAGATATTATTGCAAGATCTGCAAGATATTTGAAGATCAAAG AGAAATCTATCATTGCCCTTACTGTAACCTGTGCCGAATTGGGAAGGGATTGGGCATCGACTACTTTCACTGCATGAATTGCAATGCTTGCATGTCACGTTCTCTTTCAGTGCATATATGCAGGGAGAAATGTTTTATGGATAACTGCCCAATATGCCATGAATACATCTTTACATCCAGTTCTCCAATAAAGGCCCTTCCATGTGGCCATTTAATGCACTCAACATGTTTTAAG GTATATTTCAATATGTTGGATGCATTTTTGGCTGAAGAGCAAATTCCAGATGAGTATGCAGGAAAAACTCAG GTCATACTATGCAATGATTGTGAGAAGAGAGGAGAAGCAACCTTCCATTGGCTTTACCATAAATGCTCTTACTGTGGTTCATACAACACCAGGCTTCTATGA
- the LOC115963358 gene encoding zinc finger protein BRUTUS-like At1g18910 isoform X3 gives MQQFSSKEQGSLVWQFICSVPLMLIEEFLPWMISFLSPEEQEEVTLCIKDIVPREKSLQEVVISWLGNNNQPSSKAYTRIGEGAQCPDAFKMLLGENWNWIKACSQTDVGHNPIDCLNLWHGAIGKDLKEILEELYQIRSSSSFSNLDSIVIRLTFLVDVLSFYSNAQKKFFYPMLNQLANGCLSPSDEQFPNGSYIEGLQLLLHHNVQNGIPLCKFLDKLCRDLESFMLGVSKQFAFQETKVIPIIRKNCSHEMQQRLLYMSLIMMPLGLLKCMITWISAHLSEDESRSTLHKIKQGYCFVNKSYESVLCEWFQIGYSGKTSAEKLQEDFQNIFKSRCSFLAEKIKEASGSSSLHSNKQLPEGSSSRPTELNSANKDRNFSISSSSSHTTEQYEISYSSGINIHIFFPGGIAMVHPFPKFPGDKSCSSSFIDEPKPTDFIFFFHKALKKDLDYLVFGSAQLTENVGLLMDFRRRFHLIRSLFQIHSDAEDKVAFPALEAMGKVQNISHSYTIDHKLEIEHFSRISLILDKMYELHFSISGVDSKIQDQEMVKHHKLCRKLYDTCRSVHKLIANHIHREEVELWSLFRESLSFEEQEKIIGRMLGRIRAEILQDVIPWLMESLTAEEQHAMMYLWRKATKNTMFDEWLGEWWEGCDKTKMSEESNISPLSTADRIEIISAYLSKEVLDEEKGRTVPEKISDFPQKDHADANVEPLRNFNEDDKEKVLNRDKNKCSEFTGLFRDKDKKKCNEVEGVIDQIDKSGQLFQVPKNSAHCERLLTMSQEDLDAAIRKVYRDSSLDSQKKSYIIQFLQMSRWILKQQISHTVSSDGKDIPGQNPSYVDPLKLTFGCNHYMRNCKLFASCCNKLYTCRRCHDEVADHSMDRKSITKMMCMKCLQIQPIGLTCSTVSCNNFSMARYYCKICKIFEDQREIYHCPYCNLCRIGKGLGIDYFHCMNCNACMSRSLSVHICREKCFMDNCPICHEYIFTSSSPIKALPCGHLMHSTCFKDYTYSHYTCPICSKSLGDMQVYFNMLDAFLAEEQIPDEYAGKTQVILCNDCEKRGEATFHWLYHKCSYCGSYNTRLL, from the exons ATGCAGCAATTCTCTTCCAAAGAGCAGGGTTCACTTGTGTGGCAGTTCATATGTAGTGTTCCACTGATGCTGATAGAGGAATTTTTGCCATGGATGATCTCCTTTCTTTCTCCAGAGGAACAAGAAGAAGTTACTCTTTGTATAAAAGATATTGTACCCAGGGAAAAATCATTGCAAGAG GTGGTGATTTCTTGGCTTGGTAACAATAATCAACCCTCATCTAAGGCTTACACTAGGATTGGAGAAGGTGCTCAATGTCCTGATGCGTTTAAAATGTTGCTTGGTGAAAACTGGAATTGGATAAAAGCTTGTAGCCAAACAGATGTTGGACACAATCCAATTGATTGCCTTAATCTTTGGCATGGCGCCATCGGGAAAGATTTGAAAGAAATTCTGGAAGAGCTATATCAAATAAGAAGCTCAAGCAGCTTTTCAAATCTGGATTCAATAGTCATCCGACTAACTTTCCTTGTTGATGTCCTTAGCTTCTACAG CAATGCCCAGAAGAAATTCTTTTACCCCATGTTAAATCAACTTGCCAATGGCTGCCTGTCTCCCTCTGATGAACAATTCCCCAATGGAAGTTATATTGAAGGTCTACAGCTGCTTCTACATCACAATGTTCAAAATGGTATTCCTTTGTGCAAGTTTCTGGATAAGCTATGCAGGGACCTCGAATCTTTCATGCTAGGAGTTAGCAAACAGTTTGCCTTTCAAGAAACCAAG GTAATTCCCATTATTAGAAAGAACTGCAGCCACGAAATGCAACAGCGACTTCTGTACATGAGCCTTATTATGATGCCACTTGGGTTGCTAAAGTGCATGATTACTTGGATTTCAGCTCACTTATCTGAGGATGAATCCAGGTCCACTCTTCACAAAATAAAGCAGGGATATTGTTTTGTAAATAAATCTTATGAATCCGTCTTATGTGAGTGGTTTCAAATAGGTTATTCAGGAAAGACCTCTGCGGAAAAACTCCAagaagattttcaaaatattttcaagagcAGATGCTCTTTTCTAGCTGAGAAAATTAAGGAAGCTTCTGGATCTTCTTCCTTGCACTCAAACAAGCAACTTCCTGAAGGATCTAGCTCGAGGCCAACTGAACTAAACTCAGCCAACAAAGACAGGAACTTCTCCATTTCATCTTCTAGCTCCCATACAACTGAGCAGTATGAGATATCATACTCAAGTGGAATTAATATCCACATATTCTTCCCTGGTGGAATAGCGATGGTGCATCCTTTTCCTAAGTTTCCTGGTGATAAGAGTTGTTCTAGTTCCTTTATTGATGAACCAAAACCAACGgatttcatctttttcttccaCAAGGCTCTCAAGAAAGATTTGGACTACCTTGTCTTTGGTTCAGCTCAGTTGACTGAAAATGTAGGCCTCCTCATGGATTTCCGCCGGCGATTCCATCTCATACGTTCTCTGTTTCAGATCCATAGTGATGCGGAGGATAAAGTTGCTTTTCCAGCTTTGGAGGCAATGGGGAAAGTCCAAAACATCAGCCACTCTTATACCATTGACCACAAACTGGAAATCGAACACTTCAGTAGAATATCACTCATTTTAGATAAGATGTatgaattacatttttcaatttctGGTGTTGATTCAAAAATACAGGACCAGGAAATGGTGAAGCATCATAAACTGTGTAGAAAGCTGTATGACACGTGCAGATCAGTGCATAAATTAATCGCCAACCATATTCATCGTGAAGAAGTTGAACTTTGGTCCTTATTTAGAGAGAGCCTCTCGTTTGAGGAGCAAGAAAAGATCATAGGACGCATGCTAGGAAGAATAAGGGCAGAAATATTGCAAGATGTGATACCCTGGCTGATGGAATCTTTAACAGCCGAAGAACAACATGCCATGATGTACCTGTGGCGCAAGGCTACAAAAAATACAATGTTTGATGAATGGCTAGGAGAATGGTGGGAAGGATGTGATAAAACAAAGATGTCAGAGGAATCAAATATCTCCCCCTTGTCGACTGCAGATCGAATAGAGATTATTTCAGCATATCTATCTAAAGAAGTCCTTgatgaagaaaaaggaagaactgTTCCAGAAAAAATAAGTGATTTTCCACAAAAAGATCATGCTGATGCAAATGTTGAGCCATTAAGAAACTTCAATGAAGATGATAAAGAAAAGGTCCTCaatagagataaaaataaatgttcCGAATTTACGGGACTTTTCAGGGACAAAGACAAGAAGAAATGCAATGAAGTAGAAGGTGTCATAGATCAAATTGATAAATCAGGTCAACTTTTTCAAGTACCAAAGAATTCTGCACACTGTGAACGCCTACTAACAATGAGTCAAGAAGATCTGGACGCTGCAATAAGAAAAGTATATCGTGATTCTTCCTTAGATTCCcagaaaaaatcatatataatccAGTTTCTGCAAATGAG CCGTTGGATTCTTAAACAACAGATATCTCACACAGTCTCAAGTGATGGAAAAGATATTCCTGGTCAGAATCCATCTTATGTGGACCCTCTCAAACTAACCTTTGGTTGCAATCACTACATGAGAAACTGTAAGCTTTTCGCTTCTTGTTGCAACAAGCTATATACATGCAGACGTTGCCATGATGAGGTGGCTGACCATTCTATGGATAG GAAATCTATTACAAAAATGATGTGCATGAAATGCTTGCAAATTCAGCCAATTGGGCTTACATGCTCCACTGTTTCCTGCAATAATTTTTCCATGGCAAGATATTATTGCAAGATCTGCAAGATATTTGAAGATCAAAG AGAAATCTATCATTGCCCTTACTGTAACCTGTGCCGAATTGGGAAGGGATTGGGCATCGACTACTTTCACTGCATGAATTGCAATGCTTGCATGTCACGTTCTCTTTCAGTGCATATATGCAGGGAGAAATGTTTTATGGATAACTGCCCAATATGCCATGAATACATCTTTACATCCAGTTCTCCAATAAAGGCCCTTCCATGTGGCCATTTAATGCACTCAACATGTTTTAAG GACTACACTTATAGTCACTATACATGCCCAATCTGCAGCAAGTCACTAGGTGACATGCAG GTATATTTCAATATGTTGGATGCATTTTTGGCTGAAGAGCAAATTCCAGATGAGTATGCAGGAAAAACTCAG GTCATACTATGCAATGATTGTGAGAAGAGAGGAGAAGCAACCTTCCATTGGCTTTACCATAAATGCTCTTACTGTGGTTCATACAACACCAGGCTTCTATGA